The following proteins are co-located in the Pan troglodytes isolate AG18354 chromosome 5, NHGRI_mPanTro3-v2.0_pri, whole genome shotgun sequence genome:
- the TCTE1 gene encoding dynein regulatory complex subunit 5 isoform X4, protein MLPEHQQKVLNHLSPDLPLAVTANLIDNENYWLRCCMHRWPVCHVAHHGGSWKRMFFERHLENLLKHFIPGTTDPAVILDLLPLCRNYVRRVHVDQFLPPVQLPAQLRPGDQSDSGSEGEMEEPTVDHYQLGDLVAGLSHLEELDLVYDVKDCGMNFEWNLFLFTYRDCLSLAAAIKACHTLKIFKLTRSKVDDDKARIIIRSLLDHPVLEELDLSQNLIGDRGARGAAKLLSHSRLRVLNLANNQVRAPGAQSLAHALAHNTNLISLNLRLNCIEDEGGQALAHALQTNKCLTTLHLGGNELSEPTATLLSQVLAINTTLTSINLSCNHIGLDGGKQLLEGMSDNKTLLEFDLRLSDVAQESEYLIGQALYANQEAARQRALNPSHFMSTITANGPENSVG, encoded by the exons ATGCTCCCGGAACACCAGCAGAAGGTCCTGAACCACCTGTCCCCTGACCTACCACTGGCTGTGACCGCCAACCTGATAGACAATGAGAACTACTGGCTCCGCTGCTGCATGCATCGCTGGCCCGTGTGCCACGTGGCCCACCATGGCGGCAGCTGGAAACGCATGTTCTTCGAGCGGCACCTGGAGAACCTGCTAAAGCACTTTATCCCAGGCACCACAGACCCTGCGGTGATCCTCGACCTGCTGCCGCTCTGCCGGAATTACGTGCGCAGGGTCCACGTCGATCAGTTCCTTCCGCCGGTGCAGCTCCCGGCCCAGCTCCGGCCGGGCGACCAGTCCGACTCAGGCAGCGAGGGAGAGATGGAGGAGCCCACCGTTGACCACTACCAACTGGGCGATCTGGTAGCTGGCCTGAGCCACCTGGAGGAGCTGGACCTGGTGTACGATGTCAAGGACTGCGGCATGAATTTCGAGTGGAATCTCTTCCTCTTCACCTACCGCGACTGCCTCTCCTTGGCAGCCGCCATCAAGGCATGCCACACCCTCAAG ATCTTCAAGCTGACCCGAAGCAAGGTGGATGATGACAAGGCACGCATCATAATTCGAAGCCTTCTGGACCACCCAGTCCTCGAGGAGCTGGACTTGTCACAAAACCTCATTGGGGACCGTGGTGCACGAGGTGCTGCCAAGCTGCTGAGCCATAGCCGCCTGCGTGTGCTCAACCTGGCTAACAACCAGGTGCGTGCACCCGGTGCCCAGTCCCTGGCTCACGCTCTGGCACACAACACCAACCTCATTTCCCTCAACCTACGTCTCAACTGCATCGAGGATGAGGGTGGCCAGGCTCTTGCCCATGCCTTGCAGACCAACAAGTGCCTCACCACACTGCACCTCGGTGGCAATGAGCTGtctgagcccactgccacactccTGTCACAGGTGCTTGCCATCAACACCACACTCACCAGCATCAACCTGTCCTGCAACCACATCGGGCTG GACGGTGGGAAGCAGCTCCTGGAAGGCATGTCAGACAACAAGACCCTCCTGGAATTTGACTTGCGCCTGTCAGATGTGGCCCAGGAAAGCGAGTACCTCATTGGCCAGGCCCTCTACGCAAACCAAGAAGCAGCCCGCCAGCGGGCCTTGAATCCCAGCCACTTCATGTCAACCATCACTGCCAATGGCCCTGAGAACTCTGTGGGATAA
- the TCTE1 gene encoding dynein regulatory complex subunit 5 isoform X3 has translation MQDTVTTSALLDPSHSSVSTQDKSSTGGHTSSTSPQLSKPSITPVPAKSRNPHPRANIRRMRRIIAEDPEWSLAIVPLLTELCIQHIIRNFQKNPILKQMLPEHQQKVLNHLSPDLPLAVTANLIDNENYWLRCCMHRWPVCHVAHHGGSWKRMFFERHLENLLKHFIPGTTDPAVILDLLPLCRNYVRRVHVDQFLPPVQLPAQLRPGDQSDSGSEGEMEEPTVDHYQLGDLVAGLSHLEELDLVYDVKDCGMNFEWNLFLFTYRDCLSLAAAIKACHTLKIFKLTRSKVDDDKARIIIRSLLDHPVLEELDLSQNLIGDRGARGAAKLLSHSRLRVLNLANNQDGGKQLLEGMSDNKTLLEFDLRLSDVAQESEYLIGQALYANQEAARQRALNPSHFMSTITANGPENSVG, from the exons ATGCAGGATACCGTAACGACATCAGCATTGTTGGACCCCAGCCACTCCTCAGTCTCCACCCAGGACAAGTCCTCCACTGGAGGACACACTTCAAGCACAAGCCCACAGCTCTCAAAGCCTTCAATCACACCAGTCCCTGCAAAGTCCAGGAACCCACATCCCAGGGCCAATATCCGTCGGATGCGCCGGATCATTGCTGAGGATCCTGAGTGGTCACTGGCCATCGTGCCCCTCCTCACAGAGCTCTGCATTCAGCACATTATCAGGAACTTCCAGA AAAACCCTATCCTGAAGCAGATGCTCCCGGAACACCAGCAGAAGGTCCTGAACCACCTGTCCCCTGACCTACCACTGGCTGTGACCGCCAACCTGATAGACAATGAGAACTACTGGCTCCGCTGCTGCATGCATCGCTGGCCCGTGTGCCACGTGGCCCACCATGGCGGCAGCTGGAAACGCATGTTCTTCGAGCGGCACCTGGAGAACCTGCTAAAGCACTTTATCCCAGGCACCACAGACCCTGCGGTGATCCTCGACCTGCTGCCGCTCTGCCGGAATTACGTGCGCAGGGTCCACGTCGATCAGTTCCTTCCGCCGGTGCAGCTCCCGGCCCAGCTCCGGCCGGGCGACCAGTCCGACTCAGGCAGCGAGGGAGAGATGGAGGAGCCCACCGTTGACCACTACCAACTGGGCGATCTGGTAGCTGGCCTGAGCCACCTGGAGGAGCTGGACCTGGTGTACGATGTCAAGGACTGCGGCATGAATTTCGAGTGGAATCTCTTCCTCTTCACCTACCGCGACTGCCTCTCCTTGGCAGCCGCCATCAAGGCATGCCACACCCTCAAG ATCTTCAAGCTGACCCGAAGCAAGGTGGATGATGACAAGGCACGCATCATAATTCGAAGCCTTCTGGACCACCCAGTCCTCGAGGAGCTGGACTTGTCACAAAACCTCATTGGGGACCGTGGTGCACGAGGTGCTGCCAAGCTGCTGAGCCATAGCCGCCTGCGTGTGCTCAACCTGGCTAACAACCAG GACGGTGGGAAGCAGCTCCTGGAAGGCATGTCAGACAACAAGACCCTCCTGGAATTTGACTTGCGCCTGTCAGATGTGGCCCAGGAAAGCGAGTACCTCATTGGCCAGGCCCTCTACGCAAACCAAGAAGCAGCCCGCCAGCGGGCCTTGAATCCCAGCCACTTCATGTCAACCATCACTGCCAATGGCCCTGAGAACTCTGTGGGATAA
- the NFKBIE gene encoding NF-kappa-B inhibitor epsilon: MNQRRSESRPGNHRLQAYAEPGKGDSGGAGPLSGSARRGRGGGGATRVRRPCWPGGAGRGGGPAWAVRLPTVTAGWTWPALRTLSSLRAGPSEPHSPGRRPPRAGRPLCQADPQPGKAARRSLEPDPAQTGPRPARAAGMSEARKGPDEAEESQYDSGIESLRSLRSLPESTSAPASGPSDGSPQPCTHPPGPAKEPQEKEDADGERADSTYGSSSLTETLSLLGGPEAEDPAPRLPLPHVGALSPQQLEALTYISEDGDTLVHLAVIHEAPAVLLCCLALLPQEVLDIQNNLYQTALHLAVHLDQPGAVRALVLKGASRALQDRHGDTALHVACQRQHLACARCLLEGRPEPGRGTSHSLDLQLQNWQGLACLHIATLQKNQPLMELLLRNGADIDVQEGTSGKTALHLAVETQERGLVQFLLQAGAQVDARMLNGCTPLHLAAGRGLMGISSTLCKAGADSLLRNVEDETPQDLTEESLVLLPFDDLKISGKLLLCTD; this comes from the exons atgaatcaaCGAAGGAGTGAGTCAAGGCCCGGGAACCACAGACTCCAAGCCTACGCAGAGCCCGGGAAGGGGGATTCCGGAGGGGCGGGGCCTCTTTCCGGAAGCGCCCgccgggggcggggagggggcggggccacCCGCGTGAGGCGACCCTGTTGGCCCGGAGGGGCGGGGCGAGGAGGAGGACCCGCTTGGGCGGTTCGGCTGCCCACAGTAACCGCTGGGTGGACCTGGCCAGCGCTCCGAACCTTGTCCTCGCTGCGCGCCGGCCCCTCGGAGCCCCACAGCCCGGGAAGGAGGCCGCCGCGGGCCGGGCGCCCGCTCTGCCAAGCGGACCCGCAACCCGGAAAGGCGGCGCGGCGGAGCCTGGAGCCGGATCCTGCTCAGACCGGGCCCCGGCCGGCCAGAGCCGCGGGCATGTCGGAGGCGCGGAAGGGGCCGGACGAGGCGGAGGAGAGCCAGTACGACTCTGGCATTGAGTCTCTGCGCTCTCTGCGCTCCCTACCCGAGTCCACCTCGGCTCCAGCCTCCGGGCCCTCGGACggcagcccccagccctgcaCCCATCCTCCGGGGCCCGCCAAGGAACCACAGGAGAAGGAAGACGCGGATGGGGAGCGGGCTGATTCCACCTATGGCTCCTCCTCGCTCACCGAGACCCTGTCCTTGCTGGGGGGCCCCGAGGCTGAGGACCCGGCCCCACGCCTGCCACTCCCCCACGTGGGGGCGCTGAGCCCTCAGCAGCTGGAAGCACTCACTTACATCTCCGAGGACGGAGACAC GCTGGTCCACCTGGCAGTGATTCATGAGGCCCCAGCGGTGCTGCTCTGTTGCCTGGCTTTGCTGCCCCAGGAGGTCCTGGACATTCAAAATAACCTTTACCAG ACAGCACTCCATCTGGCTGTACATCTGGACCAACCGGGCGCAGTTCGGGCACTGGTGCTGAAGGGGGCCAGCCGGGCACTACAGGACCGGCATGGTGACACAGCCCTTCATGTGGCCTGCCAGCGGCAGCACTTGGCCTGTGCCCGCTGCCTGCTGGAGGGGCGGCCAGAGCCAGGCAGAGGAACATCTCACTCTCTGGACCTCCAGCTGCAAAACTGGCAAG GTCTGGCTTGTCTCCACATTGCCACCCTTCAGAAGAACCAACCACTCATGGAACTGCTGCTTCGGAATGGAGCTGACATTGATGTGCAG GAGGGCACCAGTGGTAAGACAGCGCTGCACCTGGCTGTGGAAACCCAAGAGCGGGGCCTGGTACAGTTCCTGCTCCAGGCTGGTGCCCAGGTAGATGCCCGCATGCTGAACGGGTGCACACCCCTGCACCTGGCAGCTGGCCGGGGTCTCATGGGCATCTCATCCACTCTGTGCAAGGCGGGTGCTGACTCCCTGCTGCGGAATGTGGAGGATGAGACGCCCCAGGACCTGACTGAGGAA TCCCTTGTCCTTTTGCCCTTTGATGACCTGAAGATCTCAGGGAAACTGCTGCTGTGTACCGACTGA
- the TCTE1 gene encoding dynein regulatory complex subunit 5 isoform X1, giving the protein MQDTVTTSALLDPSHSSVSTQDKSSTGGHTSSTSPQLSKPSITPVPAKSRNPHPRANIRRMRRIIAEDPEWSLAIVPLLTELCIQHIIRNFQKNPILKQMLPEHQQKVLNHLSPDLPLAVTANLIDNENYWLRCCMHRWPVCHVAHHGGSWKRMFFERHLENLLKHFIPGTTDPAVILDLLPLCRNYVRRVHVDQFLPPVQLPAQLRPGDQSDSGSEGEMEEPTVDHYQLGDLVAGLSHLEELDLVYDVKDCGMNFEWNLFLFTYRDCLSLAAAIKACHTLKIFKLTRSKVDDDKARIIIRSLLDHPVLEELDLSQNLIGDRGARGAAKLLSHSRLRVLNLANNQVRAPGAQSLAHALAHNTNLISLNLRLNCIEDEGGQALAHALQTNKCLTTLHLGGNELSEPTATLLSQVLAINTTLTSINLSCNHIGLDGGKQLLEGMSDNKTLLEFDLRLSDVAQESEYLIGQALYANQEAARQRALNPSHFMSTITANGPENSVG; this is encoded by the exons ATGCAGGATACCGTAACGACATCAGCATTGTTGGACCCCAGCCACTCCTCAGTCTCCACCCAGGACAAGTCCTCCACTGGAGGACACACTTCAAGCACAAGCCCACAGCTCTCAAAGCCTTCAATCACACCAGTCCCTGCAAAGTCCAGGAACCCACATCCCAGGGCCAATATCCGTCGGATGCGCCGGATCATTGCTGAGGATCCTGAGTGGTCACTGGCCATCGTGCCCCTCCTCACAGAGCTCTGCATTCAGCACATTATCAGGAACTTCCAGA AAAACCCTATCCTGAAGCAGATGCTCCCGGAACACCAGCAGAAGGTCCTGAACCACCTGTCCCCTGACCTACCACTGGCTGTGACCGCCAACCTGATAGACAATGAGAACTACTGGCTCCGCTGCTGCATGCATCGCTGGCCCGTGTGCCACGTGGCCCACCATGGCGGCAGCTGGAAACGCATGTTCTTCGAGCGGCACCTGGAGAACCTGCTAAAGCACTTTATCCCAGGCACCACAGACCCTGCGGTGATCCTCGACCTGCTGCCGCTCTGCCGGAATTACGTGCGCAGGGTCCACGTCGATCAGTTCCTTCCGCCGGTGCAGCTCCCGGCCCAGCTCCGGCCGGGCGACCAGTCCGACTCAGGCAGCGAGGGAGAGATGGAGGAGCCCACCGTTGACCACTACCAACTGGGCGATCTGGTAGCTGGCCTGAGCCACCTGGAGGAGCTGGACCTGGTGTACGATGTCAAGGACTGCGGCATGAATTTCGAGTGGAATCTCTTCCTCTTCACCTACCGCGACTGCCTCTCCTTGGCAGCCGCCATCAAGGCATGCCACACCCTCAAG ATCTTCAAGCTGACCCGAAGCAAGGTGGATGATGACAAGGCACGCATCATAATTCGAAGCCTTCTGGACCACCCAGTCCTCGAGGAGCTGGACTTGTCACAAAACCTCATTGGGGACCGTGGTGCACGAGGTGCTGCCAAGCTGCTGAGCCATAGCCGCCTGCGTGTGCTCAACCTGGCTAACAACCAGGTGCGTGCACCCGGTGCCCAGTCCCTGGCTCACGCTCTGGCACACAACACCAACCTCATTTCCCTCAACCTACGTCTCAACTGCATCGAGGATGAGGGTGGCCAGGCTCTTGCCCATGCCTTGCAGACCAACAAGTGCCTCACCACACTGCACCTCGGTGGCAATGAGCTGtctgagcccactgccacactccTGTCACAGGTGCTTGCCATCAACACCACACTCACCAGCATCAACCTGTCCTGCAACCACATCGGGCTG GACGGTGGGAAGCAGCTCCTGGAAGGCATGTCAGACAACAAGACCCTCCTGGAATTTGACTTGCGCCTGTCAGATGTGGCCCAGGAAAGCGAGTACCTCATTGGCCAGGCCCTCTACGCAAACCAAGAAGCAGCCCGCCAGCGGGCCTTGAATCCCAGCCACTTCATGTCAACCATCACTGCCAATGGCCCTGAGAACTCTGTGGGATAA
- the TMEM151B gene encoding transmembrane protein 151B isoform X2, which translates to MSPPGSAAGESAAAGGGGGGGPGVSEELTAAAAAAAADEGPAREEQRPIQPSFTKSLCRESHWKCLLLSLLMYGCLGAVAWCHVTTVTRLTFSSAYQGNSLMYHDSPCSNGYVYIPLAFLLMLYAVYLVECWHCQARHELQHRVDVSSVRERVGRMQQATPCIWWKAISYHYVRRTRQVTRYRNGDAYTTTQVYHERVNTHVAEAEFDYARCGVRDVSKTLVGLEGAPATRLRFTKCFSFASVEAENAYLCQRARFFAENEGLDDYMEAREGMHLKNVDFREFMVAFPDPARPPWYACSSAFWAAALLTLSWPLRVLAEYRTAYAHYHVEKLFGLEGPGSASSAGGGLSPSDELLPPLTHRLPRVNTVDSTELEWHIRSNQQLVPSYSEAVLMDLAGLGTRCGGAGGGYAPSCRYGGVGGPGAAGVAPYRRSCEHCQRAVSSSSIFSRSALSICASPRAGPGPGGGAGCGGSRFSLGRLYGSRRSCLWRSRSGSVNEASCPTEQTRLSSQASMGDDEDDDEEEAGPPPPYHDALYFPVLIVHRQEGCLGHSHRPLHRHGSCVETSL; encoded by the exons ATGTCCCCCCCTGGCTCGGCCGCGGGAGAGAGCGCCGccgccggcggcggcggcggtggcggcccCGGGGTCTCGGAGGAGCtcacggcggcggcggcagcggcggcggcggacGAGGGCCCCGCCCGAGAGGAG CAGCGTCCCATCCAGCCCTCTTTCACCAAGTCCCTCTGCCGTGAGTCCCACTGGAAGTGCCTCCTGCTCTCGCTGCTCATGTACGGCTGCCTGGGGGCAGTGGCCTGGTGCCACGTCACCACAGTGACGCGCCTCACCTTCAGCAGCGCCTACCAGGGCAACAGCCTCATGTACCATGACAGCCCCTGCTCCAACGGCTATGTCTACATCCCCCTGGCCTTCCTGCTCATGTTGTACGCCGTCTACCTGGTGGAGTGTTGGCACTGCCAAGCCCGCCATGAGCTGCAGCACCGTGTTGATGTGAGCAGTGTGCGGGAGCGTGTGGGCCGCATGCAGCAAGCCACGCCCTGCATCTGGTGGAAGGCCATCAGCTACCACTATGTCCGCCGCACCCGCCAGGTCACCAGATACCGCAATGGAGACGCCTATACCACCACCCAG GTCTACCACGAACGCGTCAACACGCACGTGGCGGAGGCCGAGTTCGACTACGCGCGCTGCGGCGTTCGCGACGTGTCCAAGACGCTGGTGGGGCTGGAGGGCGCGCCGGCCACGCGGCTGCGCTTCACCAAGTGCTTCAGTTTCGCCAGCGTGGAGGCCGAGAACGCGTACCTGTGCCAGCGCGCGCGCTTCTTCGCAGAGAATGAGGGCCTGGACGACTACATGGAGGCACGCGAGGGCATGCACCTCAAGAACGTGGACTTCCGTGAGTTCATGGTGGCCTTCCCGGACCCGGCTCGGCCGCCCTGGTACGCCTGCTCGTCGGCCTTCTGGGCCGCGGCGCTGCTCACGCTGTCGTGGCCGCTGCGAGTGCTGGCCGAGTACCGCACGGCCTACGCGCACTACCACGTGGAGAAGCTGTTTGGCCTGGAGGGCCCGGGCTCGGCCAGCAGCGCAGGCGGTGGCCTCAGCCCCAGCGACGAGCTGCTGCCCCCGCTCACCCACCGCCTGCCGCGGGTCAACACGGTGGACAGCACGGAGCTCGAGTGGCACATCCGCTCCAACCAGCAGCTGGTGCCCAGCTACTCTGAGGCGGTGCTTATGGACCTGGCGGGGCTCGGGACGCGCTGCGGCGGGGCGGGCGGCGGCTACGCGCCCTCGTGCCGCTACGGCGGGGTAGGCGGCCCGGGCGCGGCGGGCGTGGCTCCCTACCGGCGCAGCTGCGAGCACTGCCAGCGCGCCGTCAGCAGCTCGTCTATCTTCTCGCGCAGCGCCCTAAGCATCTGCGCCAGCCCGCGGGCCGGCCCGGGGCCCGGTGGGGGCGCGGGCTGCGGGGGCAGCCGCTTCTCGCTGGGCCGTCTCTACGGCTCCCGGCGCAGCTGCCTGTGGCGCAGCCGCAGCGGGAGCGTCAACGAGGCCAGCTGCCCCACGGAGCAGACGCGGCTGTCCAGCCAGGCCAGCATGGGGGACGACGAGGACGACGACGAGGAGGAGGCCGGGCCGCCGCCGCCCTACCACGACGCCCTCTACTTTCCGGTCCTCATCGTCCACCGGCAGGAGGGGTGTCTGGGCCACAGCCACCGGCCGCTGCACCGCCACGGCTCCTGCGTAGAGACCTCACTGTGA
- the TMEM151B gene encoding transmembrane protein 151B isoform X1 — MSVGPSPFSRGPGRGLGWGPAFADACLSVLPCLPCPHLLFHCHFCVCLRMLSGYHPIHLCLLPGPLSLALILLCLLGCLSLHFPVLAFRSPFLSSWLALCHFCFYLWPLAPILVSPFLSISLFLSACYLWCWPLPLHPRIHLCAGSCLLSLPTHLGPSPCPPEQQRPIQPSFTKSLCRESHWKCLLLSLLMYGCLGAVAWCHVTTVTRLTFSSAYQGNSLMYHDSPCSNGYVYIPLAFLLMLYAVYLVECWHCQARHELQHRVDVSSVRERVGRMQQATPCIWWKAISYHYVRRTRQVTRYRNGDAYTTTQVYHERVNTHVAEAEFDYARCGVRDVSKTLVGLEGAPATRLRFTKCFSFASVEAENAYLCQRARFFAENEGLDDYMEAREGMHLKNVDFREFMVAFPDPARPPWYACSSAFWAAALLTLSWPLRVLAEYRTAYAHYHVEKLFGLEGPGSASSAGGGLSPSDELLPPLTHRLPRVNTVDSTELEWHIRSNQQLVPSYSEAVLMDLAGLGTRCGGAGGGYAPSCRYGGVGGPGAAGVAPYRRSCEHCQRAVSSSSIFSRSALSICASPRAGPGPGGGAGCGGSRFSLGRLYGSRRSCLWRSRSGSVNEASCPTEQTRLSSQASMGDDEDDDEEEAGPPPPYHDALYFPVLIVHRQEGCLGHSHRPLHRHGSCVETSL; from the exons ATGTCAGTGGGTCCCTCCCCCTTTTCTAGAGGACCTGGAAGGGGTCTGGGCTGGGGACCTGCCTTCGCTGatgcctgtctgtctgtcctcCCCTGTCTTCCCTGTCCACATCTTCTGTTTCATTGCCATTTTTGTGTTTGTCTTCGGATGCTCTCTGGGTACCATCCTATCCATCTGTGTTTGCTGCCTGGGCCTCTATCTCTGGCTCTGATCCTTCTCTGCCTCTTGGGGTGTCTCTCTCTGCACTTTCCTGTACTGGCATTCCGGTCCCCTTTCCTGTCCTCATGGCTTGCTCTGTGTCACTTCTGTTTCTACCTCTGGCCCCTGGCTCCCATCTTGGTCTCACCTTTTCTCTCCATATccctgtttctctctgcctgttaTCTCTGGTGCTGGCCTCTGCCCCTCCATCCCCGTATCCATCTCTGTGCTGGGTCCTGCCTGCTCTCACTTCCCACTCATCTTGGCCCCTCTCCCTGCCCACCTGAGCAGCAGCGTCCCATCCAGCCCTCTTTCACCAAGTCCCTCTGCCGTGAGTCCCACTGGAAGTGCCTCCTGCTCTCGCTGCTCATGTACGGCTGCCTGGGGGCAGTGGCCTGGTGCCACGTCACCACAGTGACGCGCCTCACCTTCAGCAGCGCCTACCAGGGCAACAGCCTCATGTACCATGACAGCCCCTGCTCCAACGGCTATGTCTACATCCCCCTGGCCTTCCTGCTCATGTTGTACGCCGTCTACCTGGTGGAGTGTTGGCACTGCCAAGCCCGCCATGAGCTGCAGCACCGTGTTGATGTGAGCAGTGTGCGGGAGCGTGTGGGCCGCATGCAGCAAGCCACGCCCTGCATCTGGTGGAAGGCCATCAGCTACCACTATGTCCGCCGCACCCGCCAGGTCACCAGATACCGCAATGGAGACGCCTATACCACCACCCAG GTCTACCACGAACGCGTCAACACGCACGTGGCGGAGGCCGAGTTCGACTACGCGCGCTGCGGCGTTCGCGACGTGTCCAAGACGCTGGTGGGGCTGGAGGGCGCGCCGGCCACGCGGCTGCGCTTCACCAAGTGCTTCAGTTTCGCCAGCGTGGAGGCCGAGAACGCGTACCTGTGCCAGCGCGCGCGCTTCTTCGCAGAGAATGAGGGCCTGGACGACTACATGGAGGCACGCGAGGGCATGCACCTCAAGAACGTGGACTTCCGTGAGTTCATGGTGGCCTTCCCGGACCCGGCTCGGCCGCCCTGGTACGCCTGCTCGTCGGCCTTCTGGGCCGCGGCGCTGCTCACGCTGTCGTGGCCGCTGCGAGTGCTGGCCGAGTACCGCACGGCCTACGCGCACTACCACGTGGAGAAGCTGTTTGGCCTGGAGGGCCCGGGCTCGGCCAGCAGCGCAGGCGGTGGCCTCAGCCCCAGCGACGAGCTGCTGCCCCCGCTCACCCACCGCCTGCCGCGGGTCAACACGGTGGACAGCACGGAGCTCGAGTGGCACATCCGCTCCAACCAGCAGCTGGTGCCCAGCTACTCTGAGGCGGTGCTTATGGACCTGGCGGGGCTCGGGACGCGCTGCGGCGGGGCGGGCGGCGGCTACGCGCCCTCGTGCCGCTACGGCGGGGTAGGCGGCCCGGGCGCGGCGGGCGTGGCTCCCTACCGGCGCAGCTGCGAGCACTGCCAGCGCGCCGTCAGCAGCTCGTCTATCTTCTCGCGCAGCGCCCTAAGCATCTGCGCCAGCCCGCGGGCCGGCCCGGGGCCCGGTGGGGGCGCGGGCTGCGGGGGCAGCCGCTTCTCGCTGGGCCGTCTCTACGGCTCCCGGCGCAGCTGCCTGTGGCGCAGCCGCAGCGGGAGCGTCAACGAGGCCAGCTGCCCCACGGAGCAGACGCGGCTGTCCAGCCAGGCCAGCATGGGGGACGACGAGGACGACGACGAGGAGGAGGCCGGGCCGCCGCCGCCCTACCACGACGCCCTCTACTTTCCGGTCCTCATCGTCCACCGGCAGGAGGGGTGTCTGGGCCACAGCCACCGGCCGCTGCACCGCCACGGCTCCTGCGTAGAGACCTCACTGTGA
- the TCTE1 gene encoding dynein regulatory complex subunit 5 isoform X2, translated as MQDTVTTSALLDPSHSSVSTQDKSSTGGHTSSTSPQLSKPSITPVPAKSRNPHPRANIRRMRRIIAEDPEWSLAIVPLLTELCIQHIIRNFQKNPILKQMLPEHQQKVLNHLSPDLPLAVTANLIDNENYWLRCCMHRWPVCHVAHHGGSWKRMFFERHLENLLKHFIPGTTDPAVILDLLPLCRNYVRRVHVDQFLPPVQLPAQLRPGDQSDSGSEGEMEEPTVDHYQLGDLVAGLSHLEELDLVYDVKDCGMNFEWNLFLFTYRDCLSLAAAIKACHTLKIFKLTRSKVDDDKARIIIRSLLDHPVLEELDLSQNLIGDRGARGAAKLLSHSRLRVLNLANNQVLAINTTLTSINLSCNHIGLDGGKQLLEGMSDNKTLLEFDLRLSDVAQESEYLIGQALYANQEAARQRALNPSHFMSTITANGPENSVG; from the exons ATGCAGGATACCGTAACGACATCAGCATTGTTGGACCCCAGCCACTCCTCAGTCTCCACCCAGGACAAGTCCTCCACTGGAGGACACACTTCAAGCACAAGCCCACAGCTCTCAAAGCCTTCAATCACACCAGTCCCTGCAAAGTCCAGGAACCCACATCCCAGGGCCAATATCCGTCGGATGCGCCGGATCATTGCTGAGGATCCTGAGTGGTCACTGGCCATCGTGCCCCTCCTCACAGAGCTCTGCATTCAGCACATTATCAGGAACTTCCAGA AAAACCCTATCCTGAAGCAGATGCTCCCGGAACACCAGCAGAAGGTCCTGAACCACCTGTCCCCTGACCTACCACTGGCTGTGACCGCCAACCTGATAGACAATGAGAACTACTGGCTCCGCTGCTGCATGCATCGCTGGCCCGTGTGCCACGTGGCCCACCATGGCGGCAGCTGGAAACGCATGTTCTTCGAGCGGCACCTGGAGAACCTGCTAAAGCACTTTATCCCAGGCACCACAGACCCTGCGGTGATCCTCGACCTGCTGCCGCTCTGCCGGAATTACGTGCGCAGGGTCCACGTCGATCAGTTCCTTCCGCCGGTGCAGCTCCCGGCCCAGCTCCGGCCGGGCGACCAGTCCGACTCAGGCAGCGAGGGAGAGATGGAGGAGCCCACCGTTGACCACTACCAACTGGGCGATCTGGTAGCTGGCCTGAGCCACCTGGAGGAGCTGGACCTGGTGTACGATGTCAAGGACTGCGGCATGAATTTCGAGTGGAATCTCTTCCTCTTCACCTACCGCGACTGCCTCTCCTTGGCAGCCGCCATCAAGGCATGCCACACCCTCAAG ATCTTCAAGCTGACCCGAAGCAAGGTGGATGATGACAAGGCACGCATCATAATTCGAAGCCTTCTGGACCACCCAGTCCTCGAGGAGCTGGACTTGTCACAAAACCTCATTGGGGACCGTGGTGCACGAGGTGCTGCCAAGCTGCTGAGCCATAGCCGCCTGCGTGTGCTCAACCTGGCTAACAACCAG GTGCTTGCCATCAACACCACACTCACCAGCATCAACCTGTCCTGCAACCACATCGGGCTG GACGGTGGGAAGCAGCTCCTGGAAGGCATGTCAGACAACAAGACCCTCCTGGAATTTGACTTGCGCCTGTCAGATGTGGCCCAGGAAAGCGAGTACCTCATTGGCCAGGCCCTCTACGCAAACCAAGAAGCAGCCCGCCAGCGGGCCTTGAATCCCAGCCACTTCATGTCAACCATCACTGCCAATGGCCCTGAGAACTCTGTGGGATAA